The genomic region GATTGACCATGGCTGACCGCATCAATTTGCGCCCATTGGAACGCAACGATCTGCATTTCGTACACAAGCTCAACAATAACGATACCATCATGCGTTACTGGTTCGAGGAACCTTACGAAGCTTATGACGAGCTGGTTGCCCTGTATGACAGGCACATCCACGACCAGAATGAGCGGCGCTTCATTATCGAGCTGGATAACGGCGAGCTGGCCGGGCTGGTCGAGTTGGTGGAGATCAATTACATTCACCGGCGTGCCGAATTCCAGATCATCATTGCCCCGGATTACCAGGGGCGCGGCCTGGCCAAGTCGGCGACGCGCATTGCCGTGGGGTATGCCTTTCGTGTGCTCAACCTGCACAAGGTATATCTGGTCGTGGACAAGGAAAACCAGGCGGCGATCCATGTGTATGAGGCTTGTGGTTTCGAGGTAGAGGGACGCTTGAAGGAGGAGTTCTTTTCCAACGGTTCCTACCGGGATGTCTTGCGTATGCGCTTGTTACAGGACGACTACCTGCGCCATGTCGGTCCGGCGCCGGTGGACGCCTCTGTGTTGAGGGAATGGCAGGACCAGTGAATCCTGCCTTCGCGGCAACGGCTTATGACACAAGCTTCAGGCCGATAATGGCACTGATCAACAACAGCAGAAACAATAGGCGGGAGTCATGCTGGCTGAATCGCCAAACAGGCAGATGCCGATGAGGATGGTGCCGAAATGCCGATGCCGGCTTTCACTGCGCGACACGGCTGTCAAAACAGGTCGCGTTGCCTAGGCATTCAGGAATGCAAGCCGATGGCCTGCATGAAAAGTCGCATGAGGAGGGCTGCCGCCAGCATGACCGTGACGCTGGCGGCCCAGATCAAGACCAGCCAGAGTAGTCTCCGGAGCCAGTGTGGGCGCGCTTTCTCTTGTTCAGTGGTAGCCATCGCCGTGTCGTACCTTACCCTTGAACACGCGGTATGACCAGATGGTATATCCTAGAATGACGGGGATGATGGCCAATGTGCCGACCAGCGCAAATTTGAGGCTTGCAGGCGGCGCTGCAGCATCCCATATCGTCACGTGCGGCGGAATGATCTGGGGCCAGATGCTGATCGCCAGGCCAAGCAGTCCAAGCAGCACGATGATCAAGGCGGAGATGAAAGGCTGGCAATCGTAGCCTGACCGGAGTTCGTGCATGAGGGAATATAGGCTGATGGCGACCAGTATAGGCACGAGTGAGAGGAAGTAGAAGTTAGGCAGGCTGAACCAGCGCTCGGCAATAGCGGGGTGGGCCAGGGGCGTCCAGATACTCACGCCTGCCAGTGCGATTACCACGAGGCCTACCAGGGGGCGGGTGAGTTCTAACATGCGCTGCTGGAGCTTGTCCTCGGTTTTCATGATGAGCCAGGTGCTGCCCAGCAGGGCGTAGGCTACCATCACGCCCAACCCGGTAAACAGCGAGAACGGGCTGATCCAGTCAAATGTACCTCCGGAAAATGCATTGTCGTTCAACGCGATACCGTTGATATAAGCACCCAGCGTTACGCCTTGGAAGAATGCGGCAGTGATTGAGCCACCAATAAACGCCTTGTCCCACAACGACTGCTCATGTGCCGGCGCCTTGAAGCGGAATTCGAATGCCACGCCCCGGAAAATCAATCCCAGCAGCATCAGGATAATCGGCTGGTA from Methylobacillus flagellatus KT harbors:
- the cydB gene encoding cytochrome d ubiquinol oxidase subunit II, producing MDFDLPMIWLLVILFAIAMYVIMDGFDLGIGILFPFVKDKHDRDVMMNTVAPVWDGNETWLVLGGAGLMAAFPLAYAVVLSALYQPIILMLLGLIFRGVAFEFRFKAPAHEQSLWDKAFIGGSITAAFFQGVTLGAYINGIALNDNAFSGGTFDWISPFSLFTGLGVMVAYALLGSTWLIMKTEDKLQQRMLELTRPLVGLVVIALAGVSIWTPLAHPAIAERWFSLPNFYFLSLVPILVAISLYSLMHELRSGYDCQPFISALIIVLLGLLGLAISIWPQIIPPHVTIWDAAAPPASLKFALVGTLAIIPVILGYTIWSYRVFKGKVRHGDGYH
- the speG gene encoding spermidine N1-acetyltransferase encodes the protein MADRINLRPLERNDLHFVHKLNNNDTIMRYWFEEPYEAYDELVALYDRHIHDQNERRFIIELDNGELAGLVELVEINYIHRRAEFQIIIAPDYQGRGLAKSATRIAVGYAFRVLNLHKVYLVVDKENQAAIHVYEACGFEVEGRLKEEFFSNGSYRDVLRMRLLQDDYLRHVGPAPVDASVLREWQDQ
- a CDS encoding DUF2474 family protein, producing MATTEQEKARPHWLRRLLWLVLIWAASVTVMLAAALLMRLFMQAIGLHS